The Caballeronia sp. SL2Y3 genome includes a window with the following:
- a CDS encoding DUF969 domain-containing protein, whose amino-acid sequence MATAVNLWPLIGVAVIIVGFVLRFNPMLIVAAAAIVTGLAAHFPPERILTAIGSGFLKTRNIPLIILLPLAVIGLLERHGLRERAQIWISSIRAATAGRLLIVYLLVRELTAAVGLTGLGGHPQMVRPLLAPMAEGATEARHGKLSDAVRFKLRAYAAATDNVGLFFGEDIFVAFGAIVLMVTFLKEAGIVVEPMHVAVWGIPTAICAFLIHGFRLWLLDRQLTRELDALTRNVAGEKA is encoded by the coding sequence ATGGCAACCGCAGTCAATTTATGGCCGCTCATCGGCGTGGCCGTCATCATCGTGGGCTTCGTGCTGCGCTTCAATCCGATGCTGATCGTGGCCGCCGCCGCGATCGTCACCGGCCTGGCGGCGCACTTCCCGCCCGAGCGCATTCTCACCGCCATCGGCAGCGGCTTTCTGAAGACGCGCAATATTCCGCTCATCATCCTGCTGCCGCTCGCGGTGATCGGCCTGCTCGAACGCCACGGGCTGCGCGAGCGCGCGCAGATCTGGATTTCGAGCATTCGCGCGGCGACGGCCGGGCGTCTTCTGATCGTCTATCTGCTCGTGCGTGAGCTGACGGCGGCGGTCGGGCTGACCGGTTTGGGCGGTCATCCGCAGATGGTGCGGCCGCTCCTCGCGCCGATGGCCGAAGGCGCGACCGAAGCGCGTCACGGCAAGCTCTCTGACGCCGTGCGCTTCAAGCTGCGCGCTTACGCGGCGGCGACCGACAACGTGGGCCTTTTCTTCGGCGAAGACATCTTCGTGGCGTTCGGCGCGATCGTGCTGATGGTCACGTTCCTGAAGGAAGCGGGCATCGTCGTGGAGCCGATGCACGTCGCCGTCTGGGGCATCCCGACGGCCATCTGTGCGTTCCTGATCCACGGCTTCCGGCTGTGGCTGCTCGACCGCCAACTCACGCGCGAACTCGACGCACTGACGCGCAACGTCGCGGGAGAAAAGGCATGA
- the pxpB gene encoding 5-oxoprolinase subunit PxpB, translating to MTRPRIYPLGESALVCDVAPPATIDCQRRIWTLADYARLLPHVVEVVPGMNNLTIVFDPLEADYASLAAQLDAQWDVAGHADTEGTQIDIPVRYGGDDGPDLAALAEHVGLSVDEVVKRHTQAEYIVFFLGFQPGFAYLGGLDPALHMPRRREPRLEVPAGSVGIGGAQTGIYPATSPGGWQLLGRTDVKLFDPARNPPTLMQPGDRVRFIPVEVRA from the coding sequence ATGACCAGACCACGAATTTATCCGCTCGGCGAAAGCGCGCTCGTCTGCGACGTCGCGCCGCCCGCCACGATCGACTGCCAGCGCCGCATCTGGACGCTCGCGGATTACGCGCGCCTGCTGCCGCACGTCGTGGAGGTCGTGCCGGGCATGAACAATCTGACGATCGTGTTCGATCCGCTCGAGGCCGACTACGCAAGCCTCGCGGCGCAACTCGACGCGCAATGGGACGTGGCCGGCCACGCCGACACCGAAGGCACGCAGATCGACATTCCGGTGCGCTACGGCGGCGACGACGGCCCCGACCTCGCGGCGCTGGCCGAGCACGTCGGCTTGTCGGTCGATGAAGTCGTGAAGCGTCACACGCAAGCCGAATACATCGTGTTCTTTCTCGGCTTCCAGCCGGGCTTCGCGTATCTCGGCGGGCTCGATCCCGCGCTGCACATGCCGCGCCGCCGCGAGCCGCGTCTCGAAGTGCCGGCGGGATCGGTCGGCATCGGCGGGGCGCAGACGGGCATTTATCCGGCGACCTCGCCGGGAGGCTGGCAACTGCTCGGCCGCACGGACGTGAAGCTCTTCGACCCGGCCCGCAATCCGCCGACGCTGATGCAGCCCGGCGACCGCGTGCGCTTCATCCCGGTGGAGGTGCGCGCATGA
- a CDS encoding DUF979 domain-containing protein, with protein sequence MTLTINYLFYLVGIVLVVVAGMILTDKSHPRRLSAGTFWLVYALIFLIGDWLPVSVVGVLVVAMALIAGFGGVTGAKPKMLSEETRRQSAVRLGNKLFVPALTIPVVTVILTLGASHLVFGGKPLIELKNVTLIGFGIGCVIALAVACVMTRDTVGQSMRETRRLIDALSWAAVLPQMLGMLGLVFSDAGVGKAVAHVTTAYVNMDYRLVAVAVYCIGMALFTMVMGNGFAAFPVMTGGVGVPILVGVFHGNPATMVAIGMFSGYCGTLMTPMAANFNIVPAALLELPDKNAVIKVQVPTALTLLIVNIFLLNWLMFI encoded by the coding sequence ATGACGCTCACCATCAACTATCTGTTCTATCTCGTCGGCATCGTGCTCGTGGTCGTCGCGGGCATGATTCTCACGGACAAGTCGCATCCGCGGCGGCTCTCGGCCGGCACGTTCTGGCTCGTCTATGCGCTGATCTTTCTGATCGGCGACTGGCTGCCGGTGTCGGTCGTTGGCGTGCTGGTCGTGGCGATGGCGCTGATCGCGGGCTTCGGCGGCGTCACCGGCGCGAAGCCGAAGATGCTCTCCGAGGAAACGCGCCGCCAGAGCGCCGTGCGTCTCGGCAACAAGCTCTTCGTGCCCGCGCTGACGATTCCCGTCGTCACCGTGATCCTCACGCTCGGCGCGAGCCATCTCGTGTTCGGCGGCAAGCCGCTGATCGAACTGAAGAACGTGACGCTGATCGGCTTCGGCATCGGCTGCGTGATCGCGTTGGCGGTGGCGTGCGTGATGACGCGCGATACCGTCGGCCAGTCGATGCGCGAGACGCGCCGCCTGATCGACGCGCTTTCATGGGCGGCGGTGCTGCCGCAGATGCTCGGCATGCTCGGACTCGTGTTCTCGGATGCGGGCGTCGGCAAGGCCGTCGCGCACGTCACCACGGCTTACGTCAACATGGATTACCGGCTCGTCGCGGTGGCGGTGTACTGCATCGGCATGGCGCTGTTCACGATGGTGATGGGCAATGGCTTTGCCGCGTTCCCGGTGATGACGGGCGGCGTCGGCGTGCCGATTCTCGTCGGCGTGTTCCACGGCAATCCCGCGACGATGGTCGCCATCGGCATGTTCTCGGGCTACTGCGGCACGTTGATGACGCCGATGGCCGCGAACTTCAACATCGTGCCCGCCGCGCTCCTGGAGTTGCCGGACAAGAACGCGGTCATCAAGGTGCAGGTGCCCACCGCGCTGACGTTGCTGATCGTGAACATCTTCTTGCTGAACTGGCTGATGTTTATCTGA
- a CDS encoding TraB/GumN family protein: MAVRSRATAPRRSVKATPELQAARPVADRARRVASSAAALAVCAALWVAALSARARRTLMASAVAFAVCVSVSTASFAVTGSRAPPGGTPQPAGEASATDVPDRPAQPPRVDRSNGTTASGPVRAQPPHMPFYVATKGATTLYVLGTLHVGFSSDYPPEQPFRQPILAALYASPTLALEISPDELLSSQDDVNRYGMCHSECLIDYLPDSMWKKVEARMRSNPAALKELRHTRPWLASMLIETYDTLKAGFQSEYGTEAQLQNVYLRVRGKIVGLETLNEQISTFTRLSSAQQREMLAEDLVQTPAENIADVKELHRLWRIGDADALKAWDDAKSSKLARSKALAAQVDNRVVYERNRRFVARMVQLAAPDKPVFVAIGALHLGGPRGVLELLRKRGFVVAPA, encoded by the coding sequence GAGTGCGGCGGCGCTCGCGGTCTGCGCGGCGCTGTGGGTCGCGGCGTTGTCCGCTCGCGCTCGACGCACGCTCATGGCGTCAGCGGTGGCGTTCGCGGTCTGCGTCAGCGTTTCGACCGCGAGCTTCGCCGTCACCGGATCGCGTGCGCCGCCGGGCGGCACGCCGCAGCCCGCCGGCGAGGCCAGCGCGACCGACGTTCCAGATCGGCCCGCGCAGCCGCCGCGTGTGGATCGCAGCAACGGCACCACAGCGAGCGGCCCGGTGCGCGCGCAGCCGCCGCACATGCCGTTCTATGTCGCGACGAAGGGCGCGACGACGCTCTACGTGCTCGGCACGCTGCACGTCGGTTTTTCGAGCGACTATCCGCCCGAGCAGCCTTTCCGCCAGCCCATTCTCGCGGCGCTCTATGCGTCGCCGACACTCGCGCTCGAAATCTCCCCGGACGAACTCCTGTCGTCGCAAGACGACGTGAACCGCTATGGCATGTGCCATAGCGAATGTCTGATCGACTATTTGCCGGATTCGATGTGGAAGAAAGTCGAAGCACGCATGCGCAGCAATCCGGCGGCGCTCAAGGAACTGCGGCATACGCGGCCGTGGCTCGCGTCGATGCTGATCGAAACCTACGACACGCTGAAGGCCGGCTTCCAGAGCGAGTACGGCACCGAGGCGCAATTGCAGAACGTCTATCTGCGCGTGCGGGGGAAGATCGTCGGACTGGAGACCTTGAACGAGCAGATTTCGACGTTCACGCGGCTCAGCTCCGCGCAGCAGCGCGAGATGCTCGCGGAAGATCTGGTGCAGACGCCGGCCGAGAACATCGCTGACGTGAAGGAGCTGCATCGGCTATGGCGTATCGGCGATGCGGACGCGCTCAAAGCCTGGGACGACGCGAAAAGCAGCAAGCTCGCGCGGTCGAAGGCGCTCGCTGCGCAAGTGGACAACCGCGTGGTCTACGAGCGCAACCGGCGCTTCGTCGCGCGGATGGTGCAGCTCGCCGCGCCCGACAAGCCGGTGTTCGTGGCCATCGGCGCGCTGCATCTGGGCGGGCCGCGCGGCGTGCTGGAGCTGCTGAGAAAGCGCGGGTTCGTGGTCGCGCCTGCCTGA
- a CDS encoding 5-formyltetrahydrofolate cyclo-ligase yields the protein MEREVVQRSVESIARNVCAEPVRAEPKSALRATLLARREAQAEDPAQAARNAALAERLRALLDERAVRCIGFYWPVAGEFDARAVIADWLASDDAREAALPVVVQPHAPMAFHAWHAQSPMKPGRYRIPVPEEERVVVPELLLVPCVGFDSDRYRLGYGGGYYDRTLAAWPVAKKPATIGIAYEMGKLGALPRESHDMPLDAVVTEAARY from the coding sequence CTGGAGCGCGAGGTGGTCCAAAGATCGGTTGAAAGCATAGCACGCAACGTTTGCGCGGAACCTGTCCGCGCGGAGCCGAAGAGCGCCCTGCGCGCCACGCTGCTCGCGCGCCGCGAGGCGCAGGCCGAAGACCCGGCGCAAGCCGCGCGCAACGCGGCGCTGGCCGAGCGGCTGCGCGCGCTGCTCGATGAGCGCGCGGTCCGGTGCATCGGCTTTTATTGGCCGGTAGCGGGCGAATTCGACGCGCGTGCGGTCATCGCGGATTGGCTCGCATCGGACGATGCTCGCGAAGCCGCATTGCCGGTCGTCGTGCAGCCGCATGCGCCGATGGCCTTTCACGCATGGCACGCGCAATCGCCGATGAAGCCGGGCCGCTATCGCATTCCCGTGCCGGAAGAAGAGAGAGTCGTGGTGCCGGAATTGCTGCTCGTGCCGTGCGTCGGTTTCGATTCGGACCGATACCGCCTCGGCTACGGCGGCGGCTACTACGATCGCACGCTCGCGGCGTGGCCGGTCGCGAAGAAGCCGGCGACCATCGGCATAGCGTATGAAATGGGCAAGCTCGGCGCGCTGCCGCGCGAATCGCACGACATGCCGCTCGATGCGGTCGTTACCGAAGCGGCGCGCTACTGA
- a CDS encoding biotin-dependent carboxyltransferase family protein, producing MIDVIRAGVLSSVQDLGRPGYRHLGVSSGGALDALSLEIGNRIVGNRPDAAGIEVTFGPTVLRFKRATRIAITGTDFGATLDDVPVYSWWSLPVRAGQELTLRAAKRGMRCYVCIAGGIDVLPMLGSRSTDLGACFGGLGGRALRDGDRLPVGVPQPHKGIAFSPEEPAFGVKAPAWCKFVLVDEPVRRGRHAPGLAWAAPIRVLRGPEYASFTDESQRDFWDDEWTITPNSNRMGFRLAGRPLERRAKTELLSHAVLPGTIQVPPNGQPIILMGDAQTTGGYPKIGAVIKADLWKLAQVRLNGGVRFVETSVEEARHALAEERQYVSQVETAIAMHEERIGR from the coding sequence ATGATCGACGTGATTCGCGCGGGCGTGCTCTCCTCGGTGCAGGATCTCGGCCGCCCCGGTTACCGGCATCTCGGCGTGAGTTCGGGCGGTGCGCTCGACGCGCTATCGCTCGAAATCGGCAATCGCATCGTCGGCAACCGGCCGGATGCGGCGGGCATCGAAGTGACGTTCGGGCCGACCGTGCTGCGCTTCAAGCGCGCGACGCGCATCGCCATCACGGGCACCGACTTCGGCGCGACGCTCGACGACGTGCCGGTCTATTCGTGGTGGAGCCTGCCCGTGCGCGCGGGCCAGGAACTGACGCTGCGCGCGGCGAAGCGCGGCATGCGCTGCTACGTGTGCATCGCGGGCGGCATCGACGTGTTGCCGATGCTCGGCTCGCGCAGCACCGATCTCGGCGCCTGCTTCGGCGGACTCGGCGGACGCGCGCTGCGCGACGGCGACCGCTTGCCGGTGGGCGTGCCGCAGCCGCACAAGGGCATCGCGTTTTCGCCGGAAGAACCCGCGTTCGGCGTGAAAGCGCCCGCGTGGTGCAAGTTCGTGCTCGTCGATGAACCCGTGCGCCGCGGCCGCCACGCGCCCGGCCTCGCGTGGGCCGCGCCGATTCGCGTGCTGCGCGGCCCGGAGTACGCGAGCTTCACCGACGAGTCGCAGCGCGACTTCTGGGACGACGAATGGACCATCACGCCGAACAGCAACCGCATGGGATTCCGCCTCGCCGGCAGGCCGCTCGAACGCCGCGCGAAGACGGAACTACTCTCTCACGCGGTGCTGCCCGGCACGATTCAGGTTCCGCCGAACGGCCAGCCGATCATCCTGATGGGCGACGCGCAGACCACGGGCGGCTATCCGAAGATCGGCGCGGTCATCAAGGCCGACTTGTGGAAGCTCGCGCAAGTGCGGCTGAACGGCGGCGTGCGCTTCGTCGAGACATCGGTGGAGGAAGCGCGCCACGCGCTCGCCGAAGAGCGCCAGTACGTGAGCCAGGTGGAAACGGCCATCGCGATGCACGAAGAACGCATCGGGCGATGA
- the pxpA gene encoding 5-oxoprolinase subunit PxpA, with protein MQIDLNADLGEGCGSDEALLDLVSSANIACGWHAGGATAMRDCVRWAVQKGVAIGAHPSFNDPENFGRKEMDLPPDEIYAGVLYQLGALAAIAKAEGGRIAHVKPHGALYNQAAKTPEIADAIAAAVRDFDPSLLVFGLANSGLIDAARRAGLVAIEEVFADRGYRADGSLVPRKEPGALLDDEDAVLERTLSMVRDQRVQAVSGDWVPLNAQTICLHGDGEHALAFARRIRGALADAGIGVRAAQAA; from the coding sequence ATGCAGATCGATCTGAACGCCGATCTCGGCGAAGGCTGCGGCTCCGACGAAGCCCTGCTCGACCTCGTCAGCTCCGCGAATATCGCGTGCGGCTGGCATGCGGGCGGCGCGACCGCCATGCGCGACTGCGTGCGCTGGGCGGTGCAAAAGGGCGTGGCGATCGGCGCGCATCCGAGCTTCAACGATCCGGAGAACTTCGGCCGCAAGGAAATGGACCTGCCGCCCGACGAAATCTACGCGGGCGTGCTGTATCAACTCGGCGCGCTCGCGGCCATTGCGAAGGCGGAAGGCGGGCGCATCGCGCACGTGAAGCCGCACGGCGCGCTCTACAACCAGGCGGCCAAGACGCCGGAAATCGCGGATGCCATCGCGGCCGCCGTGCGCGACTTCGATCCGTCGCTGCTCGTCTTCGGTCTCGCCAATAGCGGCCTGATCGATGCGGCGCGGCGCGCGGGGCTCGTCGCCATCGAAGAAGTGTTCGCGGATCGCGGTTATCGCGCGGACGGTTCGCTCGTGCCGCGCAAGGAGCCGGGCGCGCTGCTCGACGACGAAGACGCCGTGCTCGAACGCACGCTGTCGATGGTGCGCGACCAGCGCGTGCAGGCCGTCTCGGGCGACTGGGTGCCGCTCAACGCGCAGACTATCTGCCTGCACGGCGACGGCGAGCACGCGCTGGCGTTCGCGCGGCGCATTCGCGGCGCGCTGGCGGATGCGGGCATCGGCGTTCGCGCCGCTCAAGCCGCCTGA
- a CDS encoding winged helix DNA-binding protein, which translates to MSRQPTKIVSSEHLVSETSAELSEFEYALIMASNAFNRWMVRCMSAAGAKDMTAVEVSLLHHVNHRDRKKKLADICFVLNIEDTHVATYALKKLVTRGYVTSEKAGKEVFFTTTPAGRELCGKYREVRESCLISALRESRLTNEQIGEAAQLMRNASGLYDTAARAAASL; encoded by the coding sequence ATGTCGCGTCAGCCAACCAAGATCGTGTCGTCCGAGCACCTCGTCTCCGAAACCAGCGCGGAACTCTCCGAATTCGAGTACGCGCTCATCATGGCGAGCAACGCCTTCAACCGATGGATGGTGCGCTGCATGTCGGCGGCGGGCGCCAAGGACATGACGGCGGTAGAAGTGTCGCTGCTGCATCACGTGAACCATCGCGACCGCAAGAAGAAGCTCGCGGACATCTGCTTCGTGCTGAATATCGAGGACACGCATGTGGCGACCTACGCGCTCAAGAAACTCGTGACGCGCGGCTATGTGACGAGCGAAAAGGCCGGCAAGGAAGTGTTCTTCACGACGACGCCAGCGGGGCGCGAACTGTGCGGCAAGTACCGCGAAGTGCGGGAAAGCTGCCTGATTTCCGCGCTGCGCGAAAGCCGGCTGACCAACGAACAGATCGGCGAGGCGGCGCAACTGATGCGCAACGCATCCGGCCTCTACGACACCGCCGCGCGCGCGGCGGCGTCGCTCTAG